The following are from one region of the Amycolatopsis sp. QT-25 genome:
- a CDS encoding SagB/ThcOx family dehydrogenase: MLVRVSSCGTLYWSDGDVVWDDYLGHRQLKLAEGTERVLRWFSSWREPESIRTADANPETGERLVRIARAMIRYDVLVVNGSSRHRREEEILRDWGPWGTSARAFHYGTRSLRETEFTTSEMTAKSLLEKAKASPPPSPVRPSGEYEAIALPEPSPEKLNTIGLGDALSRRRSVREFGDEPLRLRDLSALLTAARPTRPETHPDIPATGNVFRTSPSGGARHPTEVYVYARNVEGLDQGIYHYDGFRHGLTPLDGKIDDDELITLAGDQHWTGNAGALLIYTSVIERNQWKYPVSRTYRVLLMDVGHLSQTVYLLATALGLNVTFTAALRDELVEDLLGCDPANELVLGMSVLGTRV, encoded by the coding sequence ATGCTGGTAAGGGTTTCCTCTTGCGGAACGCTCTATTGGTCCGATGGTGACGTCGTCTGGGACGATTACCTCGGACATCGCCAGCTCAAACTCGCCGAAGGAACCGAACGCGTTCTGCGTTGGTTCAGTTCTTGGCGAGAACCGGAATCGATCCGCACGGCGGACGCGAATCCCGAGACAGGGGAAAGGCTCGTCCGTATCGCGCGAGCGATGATCCGGTACGACGTACTGGTGGTCAACGGTTCTTCCCGCCATCGGCGGGAAGAAGAGATCCTTCGGGATTGGGGCCCTTGGGGGACGTCCGCGAGGGCTTTTCACTATGGCACCCGCTCGTTGCGGGAGACCGAGTTCACGACCAGCGAAATGACCGCCAAATCCTTGCTGGAGAAGGCGAAGGCCAGCCCTCCGCCTTCTCCGGTGAGACCTTCGGGCGAGTACGAAGCGATAGCGCTGCCCGAACCATCACCGGAAAAGCTGAACACGATCGGACTCGGCGACGCGCTCAGCCGGCGCCGAAGCGTCCGCGAGTTCGGTGACGAACCCTTGCGGCTGCGTGACTTGAGCGCACTTCTCACCGCCGCCCGGCCGACGAGACCGGAAACGCATCCCGACATCCCCGCGACCGGCAACGTCTTCAGGACGAGCCCGTCCGGCGGAGCGAGACACCCGACAGAGGTGTACGTCTACGCGAGGAACGTCGAAGGTCTCGACCAGGGCATCTACCACTACGACGGGTTTCGGCACGGCCTCACGCCACTGGACGGCAAGATCGACGACGACGAACTGATCACGCTCGCCGGTGACCAGCACTGGACCGGTAACGCCGGCGCGCTCCTGATCTACACCAGCGTCATCGAGCGGAACCAATGGAAGTACCCGGTGAGCCGCACCTACCGGGTCCTGCTGATGGACGTCGGCCATCTCAGCCAGACCGTGTACCTGCTGGCGACCGCGCTCGGCCTGAACGTCACGTTCACCGCGGCGCTCCGCGACGAACTGGTCGAGGACCTCCTCGGCTGCGATCCCGCGAACGAACTGGTGCTGGGCATGTCGGTGCTCGGCACCCGTGTTTGA